In Candidatus Kaelpia imicola, the DNA window GGCCTATTCTTAACTCCATTAGACTCTTTTACATGAACCCAGATTCCGTCTACCATTAGATATTTATACTCATCGTTTATTTTCTTTGTTCTGAATTCAGTTAAGCTATTATCCAATATCTTCATTAATCTTGATGCTGTTCCATGGCTTACAGCATCTCCTATAAACTCTTTGAAGAACTTATGCTGTTTCCGTGTTGAAAATCAAAGTATCATAGACATTACTACCATCTGATCAAACTTCTTCTGTCTCCTCTGGTATTTCTCAAACAATGAATATCTTATCTTTGTCTTACCTTGTGTTCTGGGTATTTTTATTCTTGAACAGCCGAATGTTGTAGTTAAAAACCTTTCATACTCTCCTTTACGATTATCTTCTCTTCTATCATTTCTTTCATATTTGGCTGCTCTTATCTGTCCTGTAAATTCATGATAGATATCACTCTGAATAAGCTCTTCTACTGCTTTATGTGCTCTCTTCTCAAACCCTTCAACATACTCACTCAAGATCCCCATATCCCTAAAATTCCTCTTTACATACTTCCACTGAATTGCTAAATTGTCTTTTGAGAAGTTAACAGGCCTATTCATGGCATACTCTCCTGTCCACATATAGTGGACTGTTAATGTTTGTTATCTACAGGGTATGCCATCTCTTTATCCTTTTCAAAGAACTTTTAATCTCAAAGTGTCCAAAATATGTTACACTACTCATAACAGCTCCTTGACAAATTAATTTATCTGTGGCATATTCTTAAGACTATGAAATACGCAATAATAGAGACAGGCGGGAAACAGTATAAAGTTAAAGAGGGTGATACTCTTAATGTTGAACTTATTGAAGCCGAGAATAATAAGGTTGAGTTTGACAAGATCTTAGCTTTATCAGATGGTTCTAAATTAACTGTAGGCAGGCCTTATGTAGAGAATGTTAAGGTTGCTGCAGAGTTGATAGAGAATAAAAAAGCTGATAAGATTACAATCTTGAAATATAGAAGGCGTAAGAGTTCGCAATCTAAGAGAGGACATAGACAGATTCTGTCTAAAGTCAAGATAGAGTCTATTCCGGAGGCTTAATATGGCACACAAAAAAGGCGGCGGAAGTACCAGAAACGGTCGTGATTCTAACTCTCAGCGCCTTGGTGTTAAGAGTTTTGGCGGAGAACGTATATCTGCCGGCTCCATAATTATAAGGCAGCGCGGCACCAGATTTAAGCCTGGCTGGAATGTAGGCAGAGGCAGAGATGATACGCTCTTTGCTTTGAAGGACGGCGTTGTAAAGTTCCGTTCTCAAAGAACGGTTGATATTATCCCTGAACAATCCTAATAATCCTTCCTTAAGTTGAGTTTTGTAGATAGAGCTAAAATTTACGTTAAAGCAGGAGATGGCGGCAGAGGTTGTCTTAGCTTCTATTTTCACAAACCCAGTTCAAGAAGAATCCCTGACGGCGGAGACGGTGGCAGAGGCGGAGATGTTGTAATAAAGACAGATACCAATCTCTGGGATTTAACCCATCTTAAATTTCAAAAACACCATAAAGCTGAGAAGGGGAGACATGCCAGCAGCAACAACAAGAAAGGCAGGAGA includes these proteins:
- the rplU gene encoding 50S ribosomal protein L21, which encodes MKYAIIETGGKQYKVKEGDTLNVELIEAENNKVEFDKILALSDGSKLTVGRPYVENVKVAAELIENKKADKITILKYRRRKSSQSKRGHRQILSKVKIESIPEA
- the rpmA gene encoding 50S ribosomal protein L27, whose product is MAHKKGGGSTRNGRDSNSQRLGVKSFGGERISAGSIIIRQRGTRFKPGWNVGRGRDDTLFALKDGVVKFRSQRTVDIIPEQS